The genomic window TTATTCTTTTGATTTTGCTTCCGATCGACTGTTAAAGCAATCAACGGTTAACAAAGCATTGATCAGTACTAACGCTGCCGCTGCGCCATACCAGGTGTTAATTGTTCCGCAATGTGAAATGATGAGCCTGGAAACGCTGGATCAAATGATCAAACTGGCCAGCAATGGAGCAAAAGTCATTTTTCAGGCATTGCCTAAAGATGTTCCAGGTTTAAACAACCTGGAAACCCGCAGAGCACAGCTAAAAGCAACCTTGGCTAAATTGATTTTTACCGATGGCGCAGATGGTATTAAACAGTTTAAGGTTGGAGCCGGAGTGATTTTATTGGCTAACGATGTGCAAAAAGCATTAAATGCGATCGGCGTTAACAGAGAAACTTTAACCGATAGCGGACTACAGTTTATCAGGAGAAAAACAACAACTGGTAAATATTATTATCTGGTAAACCACACTGCTAAAGACATTGATACTGAACTGTCCTTAAATGAAGAAGGACAGGTTTTAATCATGGATCCACAAAGCTCCAATGTGGGTTTAGCGGCAGTACGCAATAAAAAGGTCCGTGTACAACTTAAATCGGGAGAGAGTTTGTTTTTAAAGGTCAGTCAGAATGGAACAAATAGCTCGCCTTGGGTTTATCTGAACAAAGCTGCCCATTCGATCAATCTTAACCAACCGTGGAAATTACATTTTACCGAAGGTGGGCCTGAGCTTCCTGCAGATCAACAGTTAGCGAAACTGGTAAGCTGGACTACCTTGAGCGATCCTAAACTACACGCCTTTTCTGGTACTGGTGTTTATACTTCAAGCTTTACGCTGAGTTCAAAATCGGCCAAAGAATATGTTTTAAACCTGAACGAGGTAGATGAGAGTGCACGTGTATGGATCAATGGTCAGGAAGTTGGTATTTTATGGAGCATCCCTTTTCAGGCCCGTGTTGGCAAGTATTTAAAAGCAGGGCATAATACCATTAAAATTGAAGTGGTTAACCTGATGGCGAACCGAATCCGTGATATGGATATCAAAAAAATCCAGTGGCGGAATTACCACGAAATCAATTTCGTAAATATTAACTATAAGGATTTTGATGCATCAAACTGGAATGTAATGCCGTCAGGGTTAATCGGCCCGGTAAGCATCTCAGCTTTCAACTAATCGTATACTGTTATCCCGCAGGCGCAAATCTTGCTTTGTACAAAATCAATATGTATTTTATCATGAAAAAACTCATTATACTCGCTTTGTTTACCGCCATTGGTATAAATTCCATGGCTCAAGATTATGTCATCACAAAATTTGGTGTTAGTGCCGATAGCACCAAACTGAATACCAAAGCCATTCAAAGTGTAATAGACAAGGCTTATCAAAAAGGAGGGGGAACGATTGTAATCCCTAAAGGTGTTTATCTTAGCGGGGCACTCTTTTTTAAACCTAAAACGAAGCTGTTGTTACAAGAAGGTGCTGTGCTTAAAGGATCTGATAACATAAAAGATTACCCTTTTATCCCTTCGCGTATGGAAGGTCGGAGCCTTAAATACTTTGCTGCATTAATTAATGCGACAAAAGTAGATGGTTTTAGTATTTCAGGTACAGGGACTATTGATGGAAATGGCCTTAAATTCTGGAAAACATTTTGGGCGCATCGCGATTCGCTTAAGAAATTAGGAAGAGAATCTACAAACCTGGAAGTAAGCCGCCCACGGTTACTTTTTATCTGGGGATGCAATAATGTGCATATTAAGGGGGTAAAATTGCGTAATTCTGGATTCTGGACCACCCATTTATATCAATCTAACAATGTATTAATTGAGAATTGCGATATCCGTTCGCCATTTCGGCCAGTAAAAGCACCAAGTACTGATGGTATAGACATTGATTTTTGTAAAAAAGTAACGATTAGAAATTGTTATATCTCGGTAAATGACGATGCCATTTGCATTAAAGGTGGTAAAGGACCCGATGCACAGAAACTGCCAGAAAATGGTGCTGTTGAAGATATTTTAATTGAAAACTGTACCATTGGCGAAGCACATGCTACTTTAACCATGGGAAGCGAGTGTATTCATGCACGCAATATTATCATGCGAAACTGTAAGGTAGAGAATAACTGCCCGATTTTAAAAATGAAAATGCGTGGAGATACTTTTCAGCTTTACGAAAATATTACGGTAGAAAACATTACAGGAAAATGCGGCGCCATTATCGATTTAAATCCCTGGAAACAGTTTTTCGATTTGGCAGGCAGCACCGCAAAGCCATTTGGTACAATCAGAAACATCAGGATCTCAAACATTAAAGTAGAAGCAGCAAAATTTGGCGAAATGGATGGGAATCCTGAAGATAAAGTATCTGGTTTTCTTTTTAAAGATTTGGAAGTAACTACAAAAACACCTTTTCTCAAAAACAGGTATCAGGATGTTAAAATTGAAAACGTAATGGTAAACGGAGCGCCTTTGGTCGTTAAACCTTAAACACTTATTCTTAAGTTAATGATATTGGGCTTTGAGGTGAAACGATTAGGTGAGGTCAGATGATTGGGGTGACAGATGCAAAGAACGGCCGTCATTCCCGCGCAGGCGGGAATCTTAATGCAACATATGAACCTAGCTAAAACATTAAGATTATCGCTTGCGCTCGTTTCCAAACGAGTGCATAGATAGGATTACAATTATATCGTTATAAACGATCGTCTTGGTCGGTGAGCAACCGACCAAGAGAAAAATGCTTCTTTATTTCCGTGCTTTTAGTGTATCCGTGGCAAAAAAAACAAAATGCTACCAATCCAATTTCAACAAAGCCACCCCTTGTCTGGCTAATTCCATTTCAAAAGCACCACCTGTGGTGTCAAATTTTCTGGGTTTACCAATCATTTTAAGCTGGCCGGATTTTTCTAATGCTGCAATCTGTTTCGCATCTGGATTTTGGGGTGAACCCATTTTTTTCCATTCTGAATAAGAATTGCTATTTTCGGTATCAATGCGATATTCTGTGATAGTTACCATTTTTGCAGGCAATTTATTCAACAAGATGGAAACAACATCTTTCGAATCTGCTTTATCCTCATCATGGTAATTCCACAACATAACAGCAGCGGTTTTCTCCGCTTTAGTGGCTAAAACACCTATGTCTGTCTGTGGTTTTCTGATGCTCGAATCTAAAATAGAATTTAAATTGTACATGCGGTTACTTGTGGCTTCAACACGGTTCCCTTTCATCTGGCCAAACATCCTGAATACATTTAAAACAGGTTTATCAACGCCATTGGTGGCTAAATCCCTAAAACCTGCAAACCAAGGCTGGTTTTCAAATTCGAACGACCAGGTAACCGCGCCCAACAGGTTGATTTTATAGTTATCTGTAAGTTCGTAAAGCCGGGCAAAAGAGGCTGCGGTATAGCTCGAATACATGGTGCCGTTTCGGTAGGCATTTTCAGGATTGGTACTCATGCCGCAGGCTGCACAGCCTTCAGGATCGGATTCGCCGATAATTACAGGGATATTTTTAAGTTGGGGGTATTTACTGATGATCTTATAATTTCCATCAATATTACGGAGCTGAGCCCTTACATTCATCACTACGGTTCCATTAACCACCCTTGGCGAGCCTTTAGCATGAAAAAGAACAGCATCTAAAGGAGAACCGATTTTACCCGTTACATAATTGGTATCGTTTAAACAATGTTTGATAAAGGCATCCAGGTACTTCGTTCCGCCACCTGTTACGTTGGCACCACCAATTTTAGCAGTAGGCAAGGCGCGTTTTAGTCCATCGGCAGCGTAATCGTAAAGTTTAAAGAATTCGGCCTGTGTACCTTTCCAATAAGCGCCATCCGGCTCGTTCCACACTTCCCAGTACCAGCTTTCTACCTCAGCCTTGCCATATCGTGCTACACAATGTTTTACCCATTCATAAACCAAATTGCCCCACTTTTTGTAATCTTTTGGCGGATAGGCCCAGCCGGTTAAAATTTCATCATATCGGGCGCCAGGTTTCCATTTGTGTTGATAGGGTTGAGGCTTGGTTGAAAGTGCCTCAGGCATAAAGCCTATTTGAGCCAAAGGTTTCATGCCTCTTTTAACGTAAGTATCGAAAATCTGATCAACAATTTTCCAGTTGTAAACCGGGTTACCATTGGCATCTTCAGTATAGGCATTCGTCGATCCCCATTTTAAAGCAGGGGTACCATCTCCAGAGGTAAGTAAATTGTGCGCACGTACATATACCGGAACCGGACTTAATTTAGAAATCTCGGTCAATAACTTCTGACCATCTTTCATATAAGTGTAATTCGGCTCATCGTAGCCAAACCAGGCCCAAATGGGTCTCATGGGTGCAATGTTCTTATCGAAATTAACCTCGATGTTGGCTTTGGATTGCGCATTTGCCGTATGAATGAAAGCTGTTAAGCTAAAGAATAGGACATAAGCTTTTTTAAATGTTTTCATAGCTTTGTTTTATTGTTAATCTGAGGGGCTAATTTGTCTCCTCGAAGTGTCGTCATTTCGACCGCAGTGTTCCAAAGGAACTCCTTCGGATGAGAAATCTTTAAATTTCATTTCAATAACTTGGTTCAAAGATCTCTCCATTCCGTTGCACTTCAGTCGAGATGACGACCTTTGTTAAACTTCGGAAGTCTAAGCAGCCTACGGCTGCTCGTAAATTTCTGCTTCAATAATACTTATACCACCTTTTAATTTGGTTTCTGCACGGTCAACACCATCATCTAGTTTTTTACCATTTACCTCTACGCCAATATATGAGTTTTCTTTTTCTTTTCCTGAACCCATTAACTGTATGGTCACTGTTTTTCCTTTTGCTGGCTTGCAATTTGCTGTAAAATAACCCAGACTAGGTTTGCTATTGCCTTCGAAAACCACTTTTCCATCAACCAAGATCCTTAATGGGTAAATTTTGGTTCTGAAACCATTCAATTTTAAGGAGACTGCTGATACTGTACTTTCTTTTGCTAACGTATATTTGATCCATGCGGTAGCGATCTTTCCATCGTTTACCCAATCGCTCAATTCATTATCATCGAAGCTTAAATTGGCTTTTTCGCTGTTCGCACCTGCTTCAGCTGCAATAATTTTAATCGATCTACGGGAAATTGTGTATGATGGATCAAGTGGTGTTGCGCCTTTGTTTAAATTCGGTTTCAAACCATCGCTTGGTAATTGATTAGATAATCCCTGAGCAGTATTAACCGGTAAAGTTTCGAATGAAAGGCTTGCAGGCCGCAAGTCTTCTGCTTTTGCGGTTAAATTAATTTTCCCTGCAGAAGTTGTCGACCTGATGAGCAATCTGTTTACCCCATTTTCTACTGGCAGGTCTTTAGCCAAAATATAATTATCTGGTCCCTGGGCTAAACCTCCGCGCCACTCGGCTGGGCCATCTAAACTAAATTTGATCATATTTGAAGCCGTAGGGCAACGGTTTCCATCCTGATCTGTTACTTCAACCTGTACCAATACCACATCGGCACCATCAGCCTTAAAACCGCTAGGGTTTTTCATTGCAGTAAGTCTTAACCCTACTGGTTTGCCTGCTGTTTTTAATTGTGTTTCTGCCAGTTTTTTTCCTGCTGAAGAATAAGAAATGGCCTTTATTGTACCTGCCTGGTAATTTATATTTTTAAAAGTGAACAGAAAACCATTACTTTTTTCACCAAAACCAAGCGATTTATTGTTCAAAATCAGCTCTACCTTGTCGCCACTGGCCACCACATATACATTCTTCTTAACGCCAGCTTTGTAATTCCAGTGCCCGATTAGGTGGATGCCTGTTTTTTTAGCGTCAACCCAACCATCCCACATTACTTTGTGCGCAAAAAAGGCATCTTTGGGAATGCGCATCGCATCCACTTCGCCACTTCTGCGGTAGTTTTCTTCGCCGCGGTGGTGGGTATTCGAATCAGAAAATATAATGTTTACCCCACCCGAACTTACCCTTGTTCCTGTACCCGGGCGTTCTTCGTAATATTCGTTCCAACGGATTACATCTTCAATGGCAAAAGAATCCTGGTTGCGGTTATAATCGCTGGCATCGGCATCTTTGTATTTCGGACCTGCGCCATTTACATGGAAGGGAGGGGAGAACTCATCCCAATACTTCCGTAAGGCTTCATCTCTCGAATATTCCATAGACCATACTGGTTTGGTTGCGCTTTTATTGATGTACAACATTTCGCCACCATATTCGGCTTCAGGGATATCGAGCATTTCTCTCGATCCGATTGCTCTGCCTCCATTTGGGTCGTAAAAATTTCTAATCTCTTTCATTTCCTGCATGTGCGCTGTACTGATCGATTCGTTTCCACATTCGTAAAAAACGATACTCGGGTTGTTGCGGTTGTAAATAATGGCATCTGTCATTACCGCTTTTCGTTGATCCCAACGGGTTCCTGTAACATCTTTTTCTGAATCTCCGGCAGGCATGGCTTGGATCAAACCTACACGATCGCAAGATTCTATATCCTGTTTCCAGGGCGTAATGTGCATCCAGCGTACCAGATTGGCATTGCTTTCTACCATGAGTTGATTGCTGTAATCGCTTAGCCAAGGTGGCACCGATAAGCCGATTGCCGGCCATTCGTTACTGCTGCGCTGGGCATAACCTTTCATCATCAATACCCGATCGTTCAAATAAACCATCCCGTTTTTAAATGCTGTTTTTCTAAATCCGGTTTTGGTGCTCAGCTCATCGATAATCTTGCCTTCAGATTTTAATCTTGAAGTAACGGTGTACAAGTAGCCGTAGCCCCAGCTCCAAAAATTTAAGCCGGTTACCAATGCTTCGGCTTTTAAGGTTAAAGTATCGCCAGCTTTGATATCGGTTTCTGCGGATTTAAAGGTTTTAACTATTTTTCCATCAAGGTCTTTAAGTTCTACCTCATAAACCAGTTTTTTATCCGTTGCACTTTCATTTTTTACCTGCGATTCGGAAACAATC from Flavobacterium sp. W4I14 includes these protein-coding regions:
- a CDS encoding xylan 1,4-beta-xylosidase (product_source=KO:K01198; cath_funfam=3.20.20.80; cleavage_site_network=SignalP-noTM; cog=COG3664; ko=KO:K01198; pfam=PF01229; superfamily=51011,51445), which gives rise to MKTFKKAYVLFFSLTAFIHTANAQSKANIEVNFDKNIAPMRPIWAWFGYDEPNYTYMKDGQKLLTEISKLSPVPVYVRAHNLLTSGDGTPALKWGSTNAYTEDANGNPVYNWKIVDQIFDTYVKRGMKPLAQIGFMPEALSTKPQPYQHKWKPGARYDEILTGWAYPPKDYKKWGNLVYEWVKHCVARYGKAEVESWYWEVWNEPDGAYWKGTQAEFFKLYDYAADGLKRALPTAKIGGANVTGGGTKYLDAFIKHCLNDTNYVTGKIGSPLDAVLFHAKGSPRVVNGTVVMNVRAQLRNIDGNYKIISKYPQLKNIPVIIGESDPEGCAACGMSTNPENAYRNGTMYSSYTAASFARLYELTDNYKINLLGAVTWSFEFENQPWFAGFRDLATNGVDKPVLNVFRMFGQMKGNRVEATSNRMYNLNSILDSSIRKPQTDIGVLATKAEKTAAVMLWNYHDEDKADSKDVVSILLNKLPAKMVTITEYRIDTENSNSYSEWKKMGSPQNPDAKQIAALEKSGQLKMIGKPRKFDTTGGAFEMELARQGVALLKLDW
- a CDS encoding beta-galactosidase (product_source=KO:K01190; cath_funfam=2.60.120.260,2.60.40.10; cleavage_site_network=SignalP-noTM; ko=KO:K01190; pfam=PF00703,PF02836,PF02837,PF16355,PF18565; superfamily=159121,49303,49373,49785,51445); translated protein: MKHIYLFLMAALLPFIALAQQPVTPRKTYNFNPGWKLFVGDLPGAESTDFDDKTWKAITLPYAWNEDEAFKKSIEDLSTGIAWYRKHFTISEANQSSKIFLEFEGIRQAGEFYLNGKFIGRHENGVMAFGFDVSSLINQNKENVLAVRIDNAWNYKEKATNSGYQWNDKNFNANYGGISKNVRLHVTGNVYQTLPLYSTLKTTGNYCYAKDFNIKGKSAVIVSESQVKNESATDKKLVYEVELKDLDGKIVKTFKSAETDIKAGDTLTLKAEALVTGLNFWSWGYGYLYTVTSRLKSEGKIIDELSTKTGFRKTAFKNGMVYLNDRVLMMKGYAQRSSNEWPAIGLSVPPWLSDYSNQLMVESNANLVRWMHITPWKQDIESCDRVGLIQAMPAGDSEKDVTGTRWDQRKAVMTDAIIYNRNNPSIVFYECGNESISTAHMQEMKEIRNFYDPNGGRAIGSREMLDIPEAEYGGEMLYINKSATKPVWSMEYSRDEALRKYWDEFSPPFHVNGAGPKYKDADASDYNRNQDSFAIEDVIRWNEYYEERPGTGTRVSSGGVNIIFSDSNTHHRGEENYRRSGEVDAMRIPKDAFFAHKVMWDGWVDAKKTGIHLIGHWNYKAGVKKNVYVVASGDKVELILNNKSLGFGEKSNGFLFTFKNINYQAGTIKAISYSSAGKKLAETQLKTAGKPVGLRLTAMKNPSGFKADGADVVLVQVEVTDQDGNRCPTASNMIKFSLDGPAEWRGGLAQGPDNYILAKDLPVENGVNRLLIRSTTSAGKINLTAKAEDLRPASLSFETLPVNTAQGLSNQLPSDGLKPNLNKGATPLDPSYTISRRSIKIIAAEAGANSEKANLSFDDNELSDWVNDGKIATAWIKYTLAKESTVSAVSLKLNGFRTKIYPLRILVDGKVVFEGNSKPSLGYFTANCKPAKGKTVTIQLMGSGKEKENSYIGVEVNGKKLDDGVDRAETKLKGGISIIEAEIYEQP
- a CDS encoding polygalacturonase (product_source=COG5434; cath_funfam=2.160.20.10; cleavage_site_network=SignalP-noTM; cog=COG5434; pfam=PF00295; smart=SM00710; superfamily=51126): MYFIMKKLIILALFTAIGINSMAQDYVITKFGVSADSTKLNTKAIQSVIDKAYQKGGGTIVIPKGVYLSGALFFKPKTKLLLQEGAVLKGSDNIKDYPFIPSRMEGRSLKYFAALINATKVDGFSISGTGTIDGNGLKFWKTFWAHRDSLKKLGRESTNLEVSRPRLLFIWGCNNVHIKGVKLRNSGFWTTHLYQSNNVLIENCDIRSPFRPVKAPSTDGIDIDFCKKVTIRNCYISVNDDAICIKGGKGPDAQKLPENGAVEDILIENCTIGEAHATLTMGSECIHARNIIMRNCKVENNCPILKMKMRGDTFQLYENITVENITGKCGAIIDLNPWKQFFDLAGSTAKPFGTIRNIRISNIKVEAAKFGEMDGNPEDKVSGFLFKDLEVTTKTPFLKNRYQDVKIENVMVNGAPLVVKP
- a CDS encoding hypothetical protein (product_source=Hypo-rule applied; cath_funfam=2.60.120.260; pfam=PF02837,PF17132; superfamily=49785), with the protein product MSKFASSAAHTGGKKLASSETFTWLTEHFKTSFSQCKPEAEQLFLAGINHIFYHGTTNSPANVSWPGWLFYASVEMNPNNSLWPQAQGLNNYIARCQSILQSGTPDNELLIYWPIYDVWNKAKGLDMALKVHDVDEWLHPTAFYKISKELSKSGYSFDFASDRLLKQSTVNKALISTNAAAAPYQVLIVPQCEMMSLETLDQMIKLASNGAKVIFQALPKDVPGLNNLETRRAQLKATLAKLIFTDGADGIKQFKVGAGVILLANDVQKALNAIGVNRETLTDSGLQFIRRKTTTGKYYYLVNHTAKDIDTELSLNEEGQVLIMDPQSSNVGLAAVRNKKVRVQLKSGESLFLKVSQNGTNSSPWVYLNKAAHSINLNQPWKLHFTEGGPELPADQQLAKLVSWTTLSDPKLHAFSGTGVYTSSFTLSSKSAKEYVLNLNEVDESARVWINGQEVGILWSIPFQARVGKYLKAGHNTIKIEVVNLMANRIRDMDIKKIQWRNYHEINFVNINYKDFDASNWNVMPSGLIGPVSISAFN